A region of the Litchfieldia alkalitelluris genome:
GAGGAGTGAAATGGGATGCTCCTGAAGGCTGGATTGAAAAGGTAAGAGAATTTGTTCCATATATGAGAGAACAATTAAAGGGATATCATGAGCTTGTAACAGGAAATGAGATCTTCCTTAACCGTGTTAAAGGTGTTGGGAAGTATACACAAGAAGAAGCGATTGCTTATTCTTTAAGTGGAGCAAACTTAAGATGTACGGGTGTTCAATGGGATTTAAGAAAAGATGAACCATATTCGATTTACGATCGATTTGATTTTGATGTTCCTGTCTTCACTGGTGGGGATGCATGGGCACGCTATCAAACTCGAATTGCAGAATTAGAAGAATCACTTAAAATCATTGAGCAAGCTGTTGAACAGTTTCCGAGTGAAGGTGCCATTATGGCAAAGGTACCAAAAATCATCAAAGCTCCAAAGGGTGAGGCGTATGTACGAATCGAGTCACCTCGAGGTGAGATTGGCTGTTATATTGCAAGTGATGGCAAAAAAGAACCGTATCGATTAAAGTTTCGTCGTCCATCCTTTTACAACCTACAAATTCTACCTAAACTATTAAAAGGCGAAAATATGGCAAACTTAATCGCAATTCTAGGAGCAATTGATATTGTTCTTGGGGAGGTAGATGGATAATGATTACTGATCTTTTACAATCATCACCCAGCTGGACAAACGTAGCAATCTTTTTCGGTCTAGCAACCGCTTTATTAATGGTCGTATTAGGATTTGTAACGTATGGAATTTTAGCAGAACGTAAAGTAATGGGGTTTATGCAGGGGCGTATTGGTCCAAACCAGGTTGGTGGCCGCTTTGGCCTACTTCAAACCGTAGCTGACGTATTAAAGCTTTTATTAAAAGAAGACACCATCCCAAAAGCAGCAGATAAACCACTGTTTATCCTTGCTCCAGTTATTGCTTTCACGCCTGCATTTATGGTGCTTGCAGTCATTCCATTTACAGATGCGTTTCGTTTTGCAGATATTGGGGTAGGATTGTTGTATTATATAGCCGTTTCGGGACTAACAACAGTTGGTATCGTAACAGGCGGTTGGGCTTCAAATAACAAATATGCATTATTAGGTGGAATGCGTGCAGCTGCACAAATGATTTCCTATGAGATACCACTTGTTATGTCAGTGATCGGGGTTATTTTATTCACTGGTAGCTTAAATTTAGTTGATATTGTTAATGCACAAACAAATGTCTGGTTTATATTTGCACAACCAATCGGTTTCTTAGTGTTCCTAATCGCCTCGGTTGCAGAATTAAATCGTGTGCCTTTTGACTTACCGGAAGCTGAATCAGAACTTGTTGCTGGATTTCATGTAGAGTATTCAGGATTTCGATGGGCATTCTTTATGCTTGCTGAATATGTTTACTTCTTTGCGATGGCAGCACTAACAACCGTTTTATTCTTAGGTGGTTGGCATCCAGTATTCTTCCTAGATTTCATACCAGGAGCAGTCTGGTTTGCATTAAAATTCAGTGCAGTCATATTCCTACTCATTTGGTTCAGG
Encoded here:
- a CDS encoding NADH-quinone oxidoreductase subunit D, encoding MIRTEEMLLNVGPQHPSTHGVFRLVIKIDGEIIKEAIPVIGYLHRGTEKLAEDLQYTQIIPYTDRMDYLSAMTNNYVLCHAVETMAGIEIPDRAEYLRVLAMELGRVASHLVWWGTYLLDLGATSPFLYAFREREMIINLLNELSGARLTFNYMRVGGVKWDAPEGWIEKVREFVPYMREQLKGYHELVTGNEIFLNRVKGVGKYTQEEAIAYSLSGANLRCTGVQWDLRKDEPYSIYDRFDFDVPVFTGGDAWARYQTRIAELEESLKIIEQAVEQFPSEGAIMAKVPKIIKAPKGEAYVRIESPRGEIGCYIASDGKKEPYRLKFRRPSFYNLQILPKLLKGENMANLIAILGAIDIVLGEVDG
- the nuoH gene encoding NADH-quinone oxidoreductase subunit NuoH, which produces MITDLLQSSPSWTNVAIFFGLATALLMVVLGFVTYGILAERKVMGFMQGRIGPNQVGGRFGLLQTVADVLKLLLKEDTIPKAADKPLFILAPVIAFTPAFMVLAVIPFTDAFRFADIGVGLLYYIAVSGLTTVGIVTGGWASNNKYALLGGMRAAAQMISYEIPLVMSVIGVILFTGSLNLVDIVNAQTNVWFIFAQPIGFLVFLIASVAELNRVPFDLPEAESELVAGFHVEYSGFRWAFFMLAEYVYFFAMAALTTVLFLGGWHPVFFLDFIPGAVWFALKFSAVIFLLIWFRVTFPRIRADQLMEFGWKVLLPIALANIFISAIIKELFF